One region of Priestia megaterium genomic DNA includes:
- a CDS encoding UDP-N-acetylmuramoyl-tripeptide--D-alanyl-D-alanine ligase: protein MIKRTLKQLAAMIPGSVFHSGNEATVIEGVSIDTRTIQRGNLYIPIKGERFNGHVFVDKAIENGAVATLWNKDEENPPTDISVILVDDTLEALQQLAKSYRHELDIKVVGITGSNGKTTAKDMVKAVLDTTYRVLKTDGNFNNHIGMPLTILRLDETHDIAVLEMGMSSRGEIEFLSNLAEPDVAIITNIGESHLQDLGSRDGIAEAKLEITSGLAPTGQLVYNGDEPLLTSRVVNPAFETVTFGSSEQNDLYPSAISAEELGTTFTVSRETTYSFFIPVLGKHNVHNALSAIAVGHYFGLDNETIAKGLKELKLTNMRMELVKRTDGLTFINDAYNASPTSVKAAITLMHDLEGYKQKILVLGDMLELGDQEKEFHKEVGEFIQAEKIDYVLTYGPLSVEIEQGAKNNFAEDKVIHFEEKDELVEKLTAITTREDVVLVKASRGMKLEEVISKMMHKLP, encoded by the coding sequence ATGATTAAACGTACGCTTAAACAGCTAGCTGCAATGATTCCAGGAAGTGTATTTCATAGCGGGAACGAAGCAACTGTAATTGAGGGAGTCTCAATTGATACGAGAACTATTCAGCGAGGCAATTTATATATCCCAATTAAAGGGGAACGTTTTAACGGGCATGTATTTGTCGATAAAGCAATTGAAAACGGAGCGGTCGCTACTCTGTGGAACAAAGATGAAGAAAACCCACCGACAGACATTAGCGTTATTTTAGTCGATGATACGCTAGAAGCTCTTCAGCAATTAGCGAAATCCTATCGTCACGAGTTAGATATTAAAGTAGTGGGCATTACAGGAAGTAACGGAAAAACAACGGCAAAAGACATGGTGAAAGCTGTGCTTGATACAACTTACCGTGTTCTGAAAACAGATGGAAACTTTAATAATCATATTGGCATGCCGCTTACTATTTTGCGTTTAGATGAAACTCATGATATTGCCGTTTTAGAAATGGGCATGAGCAGCCGAGGAGAGATTGAGTTTCTTTCTAATTTAGCGGAGCCTGATGTGGCCATTATTACAAATATCGGAGAATCGCACCTTCAAGACTTAGGAAGTCGTGATGGAATTGCGGAGGCAAAATTAGAAATTACAAGCGGCTTAGCACCAACAGGTCAGCTTGTCTATAATGGTGATGAGCCACTTTTAACGTCGCGCGTAGTTAATCCAGCATTTGAAACGGTGACATTTGGCAGCTCAGAACAAAACGATTTGTATCCAAGTGCTATTTCAGCCGAAGAGTTAGGAACAACATTCACTGTTTCACGTGAAACAACATATTCATTCTTTATCCCGGTATTAGGTAAACATAATGTTCACAATGCGCTTTCTGCTATTGCGGTAGGCCATTATTTTGGACTAGACAACGAAACAATCGCTAAGGGATTAAAAGAATTAAAGCTAACAAATATGCGTATGGAGCTTGTAAAACGAACAGATGGCCTGACCTTCATTAACGACGCATATAACGCAAGTCCAACGTCCGTTAAAGCTGCTATCACGTTGATGCATGATTTAGAAGGCTATAAGCAAAAAATTCTTGTTCTCGGGGATATGCTTGAATTAGGCGATCAGGAAAAAGAGTTCCACAAAGAAGTGGGAGAGTTTATTCAAGCAGAAAAAATTGATTATGTTCTAACATACGGTCCTTTATCTGTTGAAATTGAGCAAGGAGCAAAAAATAATTTTGCAGAAGATAAGGTAATACACTTTGAGGAGAAAGATGAGCTTGTTGAAAAATTAACAGCGATTACAACAAGAGAAGATGTGGTTTTAGTGAAAGCATCTCGAGGGATGAAGCTTGAGGAAGTTATCTCAAAAATGATGCATAAATTACCGTGA